In one window of Arachis ipaensis cultivar K30076 chromosome B06, Araip1.1, whole genome shotgun sequence DNA:
- the LOC107647444 gene encoding uncharacterized protein LOC107647444: MISGGFAEGGLTKSSRKRHLKEVYQVGGEVPDLPTISFTKEDGQGIVPGHDNPVVITMILANVHLHRTLVDQGSSADILFKPAFDKLGLDEKELRAYPDTLYGLGDTPIKPLGFIPLRTTFGKGEKSKTLSIDFIVVDVGSTYNALIGRTTINRLGVVVSTPHLCMKFPTPKEIATIRRDQKLQRRRKLGPERTQVVEEQVQALLEAGFIKEVKYPAWLANVVLVKKQNGKWRMCVDYTDLNQACPKDLYPLSNIDTLVDSSSGSHISKADE; this comes from the exons atgatctcaggagggttcgCGGAAGGTGGTCTCACAaagtcatctcgcaaaagacacctgaAGGAAGTCTACCAGGTCGGAGGCGAAGTTCCCGACCTTCCTACCATTTCCTTCACTAAAGAAGATGGGCAAGGCATAGTTCCCGGACATGATAATCCAGTAGTGATCACTATGATCCTTGCCAATGTCCATTTACACAGAACCCTGGTAGATCAGGGAAGCTCGGCCGATATCCTGTTCAAACCAGCATTTGATAAGTTGGGGTTGGATGAAAAGGAATTAAGAGCTTACCCTGACACTTTATACGGGTTGGGGGATACACCAATTAAGCCACTAGGATTCATACCCCTCCGCACaacttttggaaaaggggaaaaatccaaaactctgagtatTGACTTCATAGTCGTCGATGTGGGTTcaacctacaatgccctaataggcaGAACTACCATAAATCGGCTCGGAGTAGTGGTGTCCACCccccacctttgcatgaaattcccaacaccaaagGAAATTGCAACCATTAGGAGAGACcagaaattg CAAAGAAGACGGAAGCTCGGACCTGAACGGACCCAAgtggtggaagagcaagtacaagccctCCTAGAAGCTGGCTTCATCAAAGAGGTTAAATATCCGGCGTGGCTGGCAAATGTGGTGCTGGTCAAAAAGcaaaacggcaagtggaggatgtgcgttgACTACACCGACCTAAACCAGGCGTGTCCTAAAGACCTATATCCACTTTCAAATATTGATACCTTAGTAGACTCCAGctcagg gagccacatatcaaaggctgatgaataa